The nucleotide sequence atagatagatagatagatagatagatagatagatagatagatagatagatagatagatagatagatagatagatgatggaGATTGGCCCCCAGAATTTGGAGATGTGGGGTTGCCACTGGTTGCAGAATCTCCTCTTGATGTCTGAGACCATTGACCATCGACAAGCTCATCCCACAAATGTTCCTCACAAAAGTGGCACCATTTAAATGGGAAATAAACAGAATTTCAAATGACGTAAGAGTTATTGCCAAGGAGGATTTCTTTAACTTTGATGctcattttatttaaactcaccCATATTGGGGCACTATGGACTCATATTGCTATTTATAGGTCAGTAGGTTAGAACAAGTCAACAATTAAAACTTTTATTCTGGTACTTCATATGTTTGGCACCTGGTTGCATTAAAACACAATTTTTATATACACTCAGTTAAAAATAACTTGTACTGTAtattaaatttgattttttttaactaaatatATTGATTGACTATTGGTAGCCAAAAATGGTAATGCAAAGAAAATAATCCGAGATGCAACCATCATGAGTCCATTCTGGTTGTATCTTGAAATATAACAACATCTATTGATTAGTGTTAGTAAATACATAGTGATAATTATTATATGTCCTACATAATCCATTCTACATACTAGAGTCCATTTCAAATCTGGTTCTTTCTCCCCACCACACAAGCTGCACACAAGGGGAAGTTTATCTAAGTTTCAATATATGTGTtgtgtgtaaattgtaaataCTGCAGCTAAACTGCAttgtttaaagttttttttgttcttatAAAAGTTAAGAACCTCTCACAGTAACTATATAATCACAACCATCAGGTCACACCAGCTAAAGAGCGACATTGTTCGGGGCGTCAGGTAAAGTACTTTACATTATGAAAAGCTCTATAAATATCTTCGAGCAGGTGGCTAAAGCTTGTGTGGACCATCTGCTCTCCAACACttggaaacagcagcaaatgcagCAGCATGCGACAGAATGCAGACTCACATGCTCACAACActtccttgtttttatttcttatctATCCTTTATTTTATATAATGTCTTtacataacacacaaacactgccaATAATAACTGCCCGTATAACTCTAATGAGatagtaggtgtgtgtgtgtgtgtgcgtgcgtgtatgtgtgtgtgtgtgtgtgtgtgtgtgtgtgcgtgcgtgagtgagagagagacttccCTCTAAGGATTAGATCTAAGAGGCTTACTGTGTTTTATAATCACATGCAtggacctacacacacacacacacacacgcacacacacacagagtcagcaTTGTCAAATCTGTCACTTGGTTCTTTTccaattctgttttttttattcctgctcctccactgcAAACCAAACCCTGAATGATTTTAAATCTTTATTGACGTCTGATAATTTACAGTCAGCAAATATAAAGCCTGATATTTTCTAGccaatgaaggaaaaaaaaacaagtttatcTCTCTGATGGGTGGATTTATCTTCACGGTACACAGCTATGAGCCTGACCAGCTGTATCTAAGGCCAGTGTCGTACAGCCGTAGGTAAATAACAGATAAATAAGTAACAAATAAAACCACCAGGTTTCCAAAATCCTGGTTTGTGTCATGGGTCAGTTCATAATGGATGTTTTCTTGCCTTTTCAGACTATCTTTGCTCCCCGGAAGACAATGTCCACATGATCGACTTCACCCGCTTTAAGATTCGCGACATGGAAACGGGAACCGTCCTGTTTGAGATCACCAAACCTCCAACGCCAGGTCAGCCCTCAAATCTCACCAACCAGGTAACGCAGCACTAACCAGAACACTCAGAGTTTCACTCTCTTCAATTCAACCTGTTTCAGCGGGAGACAAAAAGCTCAGCGACCCCAACGCCGGCCGCTTCGTCCGGTACCAGTTCACCCCAGCCTTCCTGCATCTCAGGCAGGTTGGAGCCACGTAAGTGAAGTGGTGCACTAACATCTGGTCATGCATGCCGCAAGAACAAACATAGTGGATGTAGGTGGTGTGTGGGCCTTGCTCCGGGCTGGCAGCGATGAGTGTGGGCAGCCGAACCCACCTGCTGAGCGTGGAACTGAATCGCTGCCAGGCCTCTTTTGAGGAGATCATTGGCAGACTCCCACTGCGTTACAACAACCCGGCAACAGAACCGGGCAAATGAATGGACTCCATGCCTCCATTCACATGCAATTGTCCATGAAATGTAATGAACCATTGATGTaaaaaatccagtttaaaatgGTCATTTGGCTACAAATTCAAAATGCTTCAATAGACTTCATAGTTCACGAGCAAGCACAAAACTCTCCAAATATTAAAATTTATATTGAAGTCAGTATGGATTGCAGGTTACCAGTATGGAGTATTTTGCTAATTTGCTCTAACacataaacaacacacacacacacgcacacacacacacacacacacacacacacacacacacacacacacacacacaccattaccAGCAATAGATTAAGGGGAAATGTCATATGATGGGCCAATTATATGATTAACAACTGCTACAAAGCCCACGTAAAACAACACCTAAGGTGATGGGTTGGATGTACGAGGCTAAAGAGGTGACAAATATACATAAAAAGTGTTTGAAGGTTTATTGCTTAGTTGCGTGAAATATATTAAAGAATAAATACATAGATATCGAACTATCTGACACACAAACTCTTTCAGCTGGATTTCTACAGAGTTGTTGGGATAGGCTACATGTAAGAATGGAGCTTTAGAGCCTAAAACACACAAAGTTAACTACGCTCTCTAAAAATCATGGATCTGAATTAATTATTACTGTTGGAATGGAATGGAATAGTTATAGCATGGAAAAGTCAGCATATTTTATGTGCTTAGACATGTGTTTTTGCCTTTAATCATATTCCCATCAGGCTTTTTATGTATTCATGGCATGTCTGCAGAGTGGAGTTCACAGTGGGGGAGACGCCCATCAACAACTTCCGCATGATCGAGAGACATTACTTCCGCGATCAGCTGCTCAAGAGCTTCGATTTTGAGTTTGGCTTCTGCATGCCGAGCAGCAAGAACACATGCGAGCACATCTACGAGTTCCCGGCGCTGTCTGAGGAGATCAGTGAGTGTCCCagagagcacacacactcacacacatacatacatcaGATCTAACAGGACTTAATGAAGCCaaagtgtgtttctctcttGTCTCTCAGTGCGCGAGATGATCCTTCACCCTTACGAGACTCAGTCTGACAGCTTCTACTTTGTAGACAACAAGCTGGTCATGCACAACAAGGCAGACTATTCCTACAGTGGGGGGCCTTAGAAACAGCTCCCCCGCCTCCTTCTTGGAGCCATTTTCCATGCTCCCACCACAACCAGACAAAACTGGATGAGGCCCCAACTTGTGTCACTTCTGATAGCTTCATAAATTCAGGTATTCAGCAGCCAGACCAATAGATTCCCTGTTTTGCATGAACACCAAGTTCTGTCAGTTCTTCTCAGCACTTTGCATCAGTGTGTGGGAGAACGTGTGGGCAGAAGAACACACAGTGTCTGAACATGCTGTTGGTACCAATGTGTACATGTGGGCTCTGCTACATCATCAGGATTCACTtgattcatttgcattttaggTGTCCTAATAGTGCTTTGGTGGAgtgttgtttgtcttttctaAATCAGAAAAATCAGGTACattccacaaacacaaagaaaagtaACTGTACAAAACAAGAACAATAGTAATAAATACATTCAGGTGAATATTTATAGAGTTTATATAGGTAACTTATTCCAATTTACTCTGTTTTTTAGGTCTATAGTAGCACACGTTCGACTGATCATCATCCTTATCATTGTCAttcctctgtgtttttttggaaaatccaacagaaatgtgtcatttgtctTTGTGTCAATTGTTGTATGTCTCCATCTAAGTAGAGCTTCTACTTCAGGAGCACTTTTTAATAGCCATGCTGAAGGATCAGAATACCGATGTTAGCCACAATTCAGATTTTTGATACTCAGCATGTCCTCCGTAGTACTGAACACTGAGTATACTTTgataaaaatgaatgttttgagtataaaattaaaaatgtatgtaCAAATTTCGACAGCAGGAATTCCATTACTGCAATAaacctgggatttttttttccaaatcaaagtgtttgtgttgtttccacaaaacaaagacacatttaaaaaaaaaacaagatgggAAATTGATGTGGAATAAATTAGGTTATAAAAACTGTGACAAAAATCTGATTGTTCTAAGAGAACTGGAGAGCTGCCAAGGTCTATTTTAAATTAACTCAATTTAAAAGAGTTAGAAAATTTGAAGGTTTGAAAATGTTTGATAAATAAAACTGTTCAACTAAAGGTTTTGCTGCCCTCTTCCGAGCACAAAGGCTTACTGCGACGTTGCTATGGAGACGTACCCGTTTGGGCATGCGCTCTTATTTGAAATGAATACAAATAGAAGTTAGGCATATTATGTAACAGTTTAGCCTGTCTTTCagaattatatattttaaaaaaaaaacatattacaTCACGCAATTGTGTGATGATAAAGATGGTAATCAATATACACAACAAAAAGATTTAATCCTGAATTTTGTTCTGTTTGAATCTCCTTTTTAGTTAATAAATATACCTTATAAACTTTAACTGTAAAGTTTTTAACACGATCtgtttgaataaatgaaatgcacaaattgaaatgtgttttgaagTTGCAGGTGGGTCTGTAAAGtatgtaaataataaaaattatATGACTGATTAACTGAGCATTAAAGTAATACTGTGGCAGCATCACTATTTTAGAATTCCTGGCTGGAGTCTTTACATTAAAGAGATGGATGTGGTGCATGTGCTGACATATCCGGCCAGAAGCTCCACCCTGGAATTGGCAGCTGGATGCGGTGCATTCAAACAACAGTGATGCTCCAAATGTTCTGCACTGTCTCCATTTTGGTCCTCACACATTCTCTGACAGATGGAGGAGGCTTGTGCCTGCAGGCAGCTTGGAGGGACGACCTGTGGATCGGAGGCCAAGCAGTCCTCCTGTAACTCCTCCCACACGTTACCTGGCAGACCACAAACCACAAATATTAGTATTCATATATGGCCACCGTTGACAGCATGTTCATATTGACAGTGTTCAGAATCTGGTGGAATTATttcagttgttttgtttttctgtccctctctgtcatTCTGTTCCTGACAGTTTGGGAAAACACCAgtgacctgctggaggtcagtTTGTACTTAGTCTAGCATTGCTGCTCCACAAAGGGGCATATAATGGTCCTGCTGCAAGGTTGTTGCACCCTCTCAGGCTTTGTCCACCTGTTACGGTGCACATGGACGCACCATCTTGGAAAAGCGGCAGATAACAGCTTATGCTACCGCTGGTGGTCAGGGCTTTGGAAAACCGCAAATCTACTCAAGAATCAACCAGATAGAATGCCAAGTCACTCCTGAATGGTACTTCTCTTGATAATTGACTGTTCTTTCCAGCGCGTCAATATCCCAAAAATGTGACTGACTTGGGGATACAGTGCAGTGACTATGGGTCTGACCATCGGAGGTTAATATCCTTTGATATTATCAACAACTAAAGGACACCTGACAGTGCATTcttgttttacagttttatcCTAATGAATTAACCTTGTAGCTGCAGGTCAGTCAGACTGGGGTTGAGCGCGTCCACGTCGTAACCTGTGTATCCCTCCATCACAAAGTCCTGGATGCTCCTGGGGCTGACGCTGTGTCCAGCCTGCAGGGTGCCGCTGTAAACAGGAGGCAACATTCCAGCCGTGGGGGAGTTCAAGCTTCCGATGGCAAGGTTGCTGCCGGCGTGAGCGGAAGCGGGGGCATAGTAGTGGGACTGCTGGGGTGGGAGGTGAGCACACGGTGCACGGGGGGTGGACAGGCTGGATGGGTGAGGCTGCGCTGGAGGGCGTGAGGGTGCAGCGGCATTAAAGGAAGGGGCCACTCTGGGTGATAAAGCTGTGCTGCTGCAATGTCTGAACTTGTTTGGTCTCTCTCCCAAAAGACGATCAAGGCATTCTGCAGAGGTGGAACGCATCAAAGGTGAGAACAATGTTCGGAAATCTTAAACTCTCAAttgctgtttccttttgtaacAGCATCTTTGATTTGGACAGCCTCACCTGGCCTCGCCATGCTCCGGCGAACAGTGATGGGATCTTTGCGGCGCCACTTGTGCAGCTCCTCGCGCATTTTCTCCACCTTAGCTGGATTGAGGGTCCATAAACAGCCTTTACGTGAAGGGTTGCCGCTCTTGTTCTCTATCTTCACAAAGCACTTGTTGAGGGAGAGGTTGTGACGTACAGAGTTCTTCCAGCCATCGGGAGCTGTCTGATAATGGACAGAGTTTGGGCAGGTGATGCTAAAGAAACATTGAACTTTGTTCTGATAAggtaaaggaagacaaaggaATCGTGCGACTTTATTGGTTAGACTTTTGTGGAAACATCTGTTATAACATGGCACCTGTACGTAGTTTAAACCGACAATGATAAAATGATTTCCCAGTTTAGCAATGTAGACAATGTTTCTGTGGCAACAAGCCAGATTAGGGACATTGGTGATGTTTGTCCACAGAAAGGGCGTTGCTGTTGGACCACCTTACTGTGCTATTTATCATGTTCAACCCATTTAATTGAACGATTTTAGATTCTGTTTTGGTTTCTGAATGGAATTCTGAAGGCACATTAACATAATTTCATTCAGCTTTAGGGTATTTTTGAGTGACGAGACCAGACTTTGTCCATATTTTGTCTGTCATGGTCTAACCAAGAGACCATTTTCCAGGCAAtgacaactttatttttttcgtTTTCatgttttgcttgtttgtttgaacCTAAACCACAACGATCTGATCCTAAAATCTGATCCCGATAAAATGGAAGAAGAATCCTTCAAGAATTCTTTATGTTGACCCTATAGGAAATGGCTCATCATTAGCCAGTGAgacttccatttttttttcttttgggttAAATGTATCTTTTAAGACAACATATCAATCATATCTAAATGCACTCATCTCTGTTATCTTCCCTTCATCGGTCTTTGCcaaaccttcacacacacccatttTCTCTGTCATTGTGTCAAAACATTCTTGCAGTagaatttaaaaaggaaaaaagagacaaCATTCTTTATCTCACCACCTGCCCTGTTTGAGGTGCGTGTCATAGCACGTGTCCACTGAAACCAAATCAACTCTGCATTTGTCAGTAATCGAAGCACGAACACatcaaaagaaaatgaacagCTTCTAAATCGCTCGGCCGTCCACGGTGCATTACCAATCATCTGTCTAATTCTTTTCCATGGCCCTTAAGCCTGTCTTTAATGTGACAGGCAGCTGTTTGGACAGCTGCCACAGACTGTATATAGTGCTTTCTCTAACACGAATGGTCCTTTAACTGGTTTTACAGGTGAATCTGAACTGAAACTGTTGAATTTGTAGACATCTAGAGAGCTGATTTATCAGAAGATGAAATAATGGTTAGCATAGCTGCACGGCAAAACATCACAATCTAAAACTCTAATTAAAAATACTCATCTTATTTTTCCTAATGACTAATAAAAGCTTGAGTGacaatttgtgtttttattatgcCCTTGATTAAACTTTCCACAAAACAGGAGGTGACTTATTGACAGAACTTATAAAGGATGGTGTGGGTTTAACACATTAAATTACAAATTTATTGATCCaaacatgtgttttgttttgatagtATTAGCTGGGCTGTTGCTCAATAAACAACAGGAATACAATTATATGAGATACCTTGAAATATGGGAAGTGTTCCGACATGAAGCTGTAGATCTCACTGACTGGCAGACATCCTGTTTTACTGTTCATTAGTGCCATGAAGATCAAGGTGCTGCagccacacaggaaacagttaAGCATTAACGGCTAACTGACTGCTCAGCATGGTACAAAATGGGGCTCTGAAATGATACCTGTATGAGTAAATAGGCTTGGGGAAGAGTGTCCGCACGTCATTCTCCTGGCGCATTTGAAAATATTTGGAGCTGAGAGACTGGTCATTAGCTGGGCAGCGTCTGTTTGAAACCTGTAGAAAACATTGACACATCATTCGTGGCCAGTATTTATCTGGTTACGCGACAGTGATCTTTAAAAACTTTAAATGCTTCTAACTACTTACGTGTTTGTTTAATGACACCGCTTAGTGCCAAAATCACCACAATTCTAGCTCATAAGACTATCACAGTCCTAAAAATCTCAGCCACAATCACCTGTCCTCGAGAGCTTGATGAGACGTAGGAAGGATGGTTTTGAGGCGGAAAGTgaggtggttctgctggtgctTCTGGTCGTTCTTGATATAAACCCTacaaaatcaattaaaacaaatggaatagaatttattttgcttttaattgACATATATTTACTGATCAGATTGACATTGTCGCaagagtgtgggtgtgtgtgtgtgtgtgtgtgtgtgtgtgtgtgcatgtgtgcactccAAAATTATAAATAGAAGTGAAACAGTATCACAAGACAACACACCTGTTGCAGACAGCTGAAGGAGGGCTGTCGGGGACATCCTGCATCTGTTACTGCACCTTCACTGAACTGGTACAGATGGTGACCACTATAGTCAACGTGGCCCTGTTCGGGTGCCAATCCAGACCCCGTGGCTGCATCGGTGCTGTTCATATCCGCTCTCCTCGAGCTAATTGAGATGTTGGTGGCCTCTGTGGTCTGTGGGATGATTCCAGTCTGGCTCAGTTTAAAAGGAAGTACACCAAGTAGCTGGATTCATTGTTGTTTGTTAAACTCTGCTAACCACATCTTTATGCTCACCTTAACCCTTAAtcctaatccctaaccctaacccctaaactcTGACCTTAACCATGAACCTAGGTTTATTTAGGTGTGCATTATTTTTTAAGTCTAATTTGAAAGTTTCCTTCATTATAACTCAATTTAATTGAAATGTAAAGATAGAATAAACCCAAATCTGACTCCAGTTTGCACGTTCAGAGTTGCACGTGCCCGAGGCAGCACAGTATCTGTGATCTTACCATCTGCTGGCATGAGGGCCCACGGGGCTCGCAGGTGTGTCGGTGGGTCTCAAGGATGGATGCTATAGACTTAATGCCCCAGGGGTCAAATGATGGTAAGCTTGACATATTACACCCAGATGA is from Takifugu rubripes chromosome 11, fTakRub1.2, whole genome shotgun sequence and encodes:
- the unc119a1 gene encoding protein unc-119 homolog A; the encoded protein is MKVQQGCNSSDMGIPVRTEEELRRNTVITPEDVLGLQKITKNYLCSPEDNVHMIDFTRFKIRDMETGTVLFEITKPPTPAGDKKLSDPNAGRFVRYQFTPAFLHLRQVGATVEFTVGETPINNFRMIERHYFRDQLLKSFDFEFGFCMPSSKNTCEHIYEFPALSEEIMREMILHPYETQSDSFYFVDNKLVMHNKADYSYSGGP
- the foxn1 gene encoding forkhead box protein N1, which encodes MSSLPSFDPWGIKSIASILETHRHTCEPRGPSCQQMTTEATNISISSRRADMNSTDAATGSGLAPEQGHVDYSGHHLYQFSEGAVTDAGCPRQPSFSCLQQGLYQERPEAPAEPPHFPPQNHPSYVSSSSRGQVSNRRCPANDQSLSSKYFQMRQENDVRTLFPKPIYSYSTLIFMALMNSKTGCLPVSEIYSFMSEHFPYFKTAPDGWKNSVRHNLSLNKCFVKIENKSGNPSRKGCLWTLNPAKVEKMREELHKWRRKDPITVRRSMARPECLDRLLGERPNKFRHCSSTALSPRVAPSFNAAAPSRPPAQPHPSSLSTPRAPCAHLPPQQSHYYAPASAHAGSNLAIGSLNSPTAGMLPPVYSGTLQAGHSVSPRSIQDFVMEGYTGYDVDALNPSLTDLQLQGNVWEELQEDCLASDPQVVPPSCLQAQASSICQRMCEDQNGDSAEHLEHHCCLNAPHPAANSRVELLAGYVSTCTTSISLM